Genomic window (Methyloprofundus sp.):
TAACTGCAGCCATCACATTCCATCATATGCTCTGCTTGTCCACTGATAACAGCTAATACTTTGGCATCTAAGCTCGCAAAAATCTCAGGTTCAAAACCAAAATATTGCCCTAAACCAAAACTAATTTGTGGATACTGGCTTTGCAATCGTTCAAACTGCTTGCTAATACGATTAATCAACGTACCGGTAAATAGGTAATAAGGCAAAATACAAATTTGGGTCATGCCTAATTTGACTTGCCTTTGTACCGCAGTTTCCAAGCGCGGAAAGGTAATGCCAGTAAACGCAATATCAACTAACTCATGCTGGGTATCTTCCCATAACCAACGGGCCATTTTAGCGACTTCGCCATTAGCTACTTTATCTGATGAACCCCGCCCTAAGACAATAACACCTGTTGTTTTCGGGTCTGGCGCATCTAAAGTCGACATCACATTCTGCAAGCTGCGTTTTAAAATGGTCAATACCCCAGTACTTGCACCAATATGCGCTGCATAAATAAATTCAACTTGTGGATGGCGTACTTTTGCTTTAACCAAATACTCGGGAATTTCCATTTTGACATGCCCAGCAGCATTGAGAATTAACGGCACTACAATCACTTTTTTAGAACCCTTGGCAGCAAGGTCAAAACCTGCATCTAACAAAACATCAGCAAACTCAATAAAGCAAACCTCAATACGCCAATCCGGGTGCTGCGCACGCCACTGTTCTGCAAACGCCTCTATCTCAATATTACCCTGTAACGCACGCGAACCGTGCCCAACCAATAAAACTGTATGTTGCATTCTTATTCCTGATTTTTAGTTGCTTTACGAAAACGGTGACTAAACTGCGCATCATATAATTTAGATTTTTTAAGCTCTGGCCATTGCCTAGCTCCAATTGCCGGACTGGCAATAATCATGGCCTGCGCATTAATACCCGCTTGTTTGCACTGTTCTTTAATCGTTGCCAGCGTGCCACGAATAATTTGCTGCTCTTCTGGCCAACTCGCCTTATGCACCACCACAATTGGCGACTCATCTTGCCAGCCTGCGATTAACAAATCTTCACGGACTTTTTTTAGTAGAGTAATTGATAAATATAAACACAGCGTACAATGATGCTGGCCTAGCTCTGCTAACGACTCTCCTTCCGGCATGAGCGTACGCCCTTCCACCCGGCTAAAAATAACGGTTTGGGTTACCTCGGGTAATGTGAGTGATTCTACTGCACAAGCTGCAGATGCCATAGCCGACGTGACCCCAGGAACCACACCAATATCAATACCAGCCTTATCTAAAGGCTGCACCATCTCAATTAGCGCCCCATACAAGCCAGGATCACCCGTTTGTAAACGAATAACAGTGGTGTCACCAACAGACTGCTGTATTAGCCAATTCGTAATGTCTTCTAAAGTCATGCCCTTAGAATCTTGGATGACACAAGATGCTGGAGCCCATTGTGTAGCGGCTTTAGAAACTAAAGAACCCGCATATAAAATTGCATCTGCTTGTGCAATTAGCTTTTGTGCTTTTAGCGTTATTAATTCAGGGTCACCTGGCCCTGCGCCAACAAACCAAACTTTGGCCATATATTAACTACTCCTAAGCTCATAGAATACAAGGGATTGACGGTAATTTTACCTGCGCCATTCTATCATAAAGTACTTAGCCGCTATTGCTTATTATACGCAAAACCCATACCCTGCTAATAATTAGGGATGTTCATGCCTTGCTGCACTGCTGGCCTTAGTTTCAATTGCTCTAACCAGCGCATAAGATTTTTATACTCAGTTAATATTTCTGCTTGAGATATAACAGCTGGCAAAGCTGTTATATCAGCAATACTATAGCTGGCACCCGCCAAAAACTCTTGCTCAGCCAATTGCTGATCAAAAAATTGATATAGTTTATGAATACGCACCCTTAACTGCTCTGCCGCTTGTTTTTCATGAGGCGTAATAAGTTGCTGCAAATAAAATGCACTGAACAAAGTTGAGCCTATATCAATTGCATGGAAATTCATCCACTCATACATTTTTGCTCTTTCTGCTAAAGTCTTTGGTATCAATAACTGAGTTTTTTCAGCCAAATATTGCAAAATTGCCACTGATTGCGTCAGTACCAAGGGAGATGAGCTGCCTTGCTCATGATCCACTAAAACGGGGATTCGAGCACTAGGATTTAATTTTAAAAAATCAGCATGGTGCTGCTCACCTTGCATCAAATTAATATGATGCGCAGTATAAGCCAGCCCTGTTTCCTCTAACATTATCGAAACCCGCTGGCCATTAAACGTTTTTTCTGTGTATAAATCTATCATCTTATTATCTCCAAAGTTATTGAACAAAAAAAACAAACCAACCAGTCTGTTTTTAAAATAAGCATAGCAAAGACCAACTGGTCTGTCTATACTGCCATTAATTCCTTTTGAGTAATAATATGACCACGAAACGCAACCCCGAAGACACACGCAAAAAAATACTTAACGCAGCTTTTAATGAGATGCACAGATACGGTTATCAAGGAATGCGTATTGACCAAGTATTGAAAAATATTGATTTAAAAAAAGGCGCACTTTATTATCATTTTGCCAGCAAACAAGCATTAGCCTATGCTGTTTTAGAAGAGTACATACAAGTAAATATACACCGCTTATGGGTGGAACCTTTACAGAATGTTGTCGATCCTCTGGATACTATTTATGAAGTTTTTGCAGAACGAAACCATAGCTGGAGTGATGAATTTTTTACCTTGGGCTGTCCACTAAATAACCTAGCTCAGGAAATGTCTCCTATTCATGAGGGCTTTAGAGAGCGTATTGAGAAGATTTTTCTCACTTGGCAAACAGCATTAGCTGAGGCATTAAAAAAAGGGCAAGCACAAGGAATTATTGATAAGGAACTCAATACCAACGTTTGTGCTTTGTTTATATTGGCATCTATGGAAGGCGCCTTAGGTATGGCAAAAAATCAGCAGAGAAAAGCCATCTATTTCAGCTGCTGCCAAGAACTTCGCCGCTACTTAGAGACTCTACGAGTACAATAATACAAATACTCTCCTTACAAAACACACTTATTCTAAACAATGTTAAATAACAATAATATTGTGTGCTATTTACAACAATATTCAAGATCCCCCCTCCCCACTTATTCCTAAGTGCTGAATATTACAACCCTATTTATTTTGGCTTAATTCTTGCTTTAATATAAGGCTATGTCTGCACTTTTACCATGAACATAAAGGCATACTAAGTAATTATTTTAATTAATGGCAATAGCCAAAGGGGAAGTTTTATGTATCTTTTTAACAAACACGGGAGGCATAAACAGCTCATGCGAATGAGTTTTGTATTTATGCTCCTCATGTTTTCTAACAGCTATGCTGTCGTAAACGAATTTGATAAACCGGTGAATCACCCACCGATTCCATTACTGGATGAAAAAGGCTTTAATGTCCTAGCATCACATAACCCTTACAGCCCCAAACAAAGTTGTGCGGGTAGTGGTTGTCATGATTATGAAGCCATCACCCATGCTTATCACTTTGAAATGGGGCGTGATGAAGCGGATGATAATTACGGCGCAAAACGAGGCTTACCACACCTTGTATCACCAGGGTATTACGGCGGCTATACCTGCATGGGCGGGGACAAGCAGCGCGTATTAGCAAAAAAAGTTAACACTGAGCCACAAAACTTTGCTGACTTAGGTTCGGCAGGTTGGGTTAAAGCCTGTATGAGTTGTCATACAGGCGGCGGCTGGGCAGAAAAAGATCGTGACGGCATCCGTTATGATGAAAAAGACCCTGCCGACATCCCGCTTTATGATGGTGATTACTACGAACGCCATACTATGAACGGCGAAGAGCATCTTATGCTATGGGACTGGAAAAAAAGTGGCGTTGGTGAAGCAGACTGTATGTTTTGTCATGCTGACTTCTCTACCTTACAACTTCCAGCCGATAGTGGCTTAGAAAAATCACTAACACCAAGAAGAGCACGTCAAGCTTTCACGACAGAAGGCTTCTTCCGTCAAGCTGCAACGGGATTAATGGAGTATGTCGTTGAGAAAGACGGCAAAAACTTGGTTACTGTAGAACGCGCCATGCAGCCTAACCCAGGCATGCACGGCCAACCAGGCGAAGGTGAATCTATTCAACCTGTGCTGGATGAATTTGGTATGCCCAAGTTTAACTGGAACCCAGAAGCCTTTGATGGATCTGGCAGAGCGGTTATTCCAATGTTGCGCTTCCCAGGCAATGATAACTGCATGGCATGTCATAGAACCAGTAACTCACGTCGTGGATTTTTTGGTTTTGGCGAGAAAGCATCTGCAACCCTAGCCAGCGTTTCTGATGATCCGTCTGTTGACCCAGCTGTTGATGGTGTCTTAGAAGATGACCCTGTTGATGATGTTCATAAAGGTAAAACCTATACGGATGATAATGGTCAAACCCGTGATATTGAGAACTGTAATTCCTGTCATTCTAAGCAATACTTTAAATCACCTTTTAGTAATGTTGACCTAGATGCCAATCATGACTTTCCTAAAGGCAACTCGGATATGGATGTACGTAATGATTTAGATTACGCACCAAATGCCAAGTCTTGTGAAGAATGTCATATTAATTCTAAAAATCCTGTTATTCCTTCTGGGCATGATACTTTGCTTAATGCTCACCGTGAGTTATGGAAAGGTAATGGCGATATGGCTGGCTATAGTCAAGATAGCTTGACGCGTGTTACTCAAACTCACTTTGATATAGTGTCTTGTCAGGCATGTCATATTAATGGCAAAATTAAAAGTGAAAAAAGTCAAGCGCCATTACAAATATTGTTCCGTTATCGAATGGCTGAAAATGGCATGTCTACCATGGTGCCTTATAACCCAAGAGTACGCTCTTACTGGAAAGATAAAAATAGCGATCGCGTCTTAGTCAGCACCGAGCTTAACTCAGTATATGAAAAAGGTACGGATGCTGAGGGCAATGACTTTGGAGCCATCGTTGACCCACTTAGTGGCGAAACAGTTGGTAAAGTTAGCGCACGCTCAGGCAGACATGGACTTAGATTTGGCTCACCTGAAGACTATGAAACCTTTATGGCGCTTAAATCTACTTATGACAACTTATTACGCATGAAAGGCTATGCTAATCCTGATGTCGCTGAAATTCTGACTGAATCAAATGAGTATATCATTTCGCATAATACCCGCCCATCACCTGACTCAGTGCAATGTGAAGAGTGTCATGAGCGCAAGCAAAGTGGCGCATTCAGTTCCTTACTTTCACCTGCGGGTATTATGGGAGCAGCCAACACCAAAACCATCAGAACAATTCCTGACGCGCGTTTAGTAGCCGAAGGCAATTATATTCTTGACCTTGAGTACATGAAGATTCAGCCTAATGGTGATGTAACGCAAAATGTTGAAGACATTTTGTTCACTACTAAAGTTGACCCTTTCATGACGCTGCTAAAAAACTCTAGCGCAACTGAAGTGATTGGTAAGTTTAGACAAATCAAAACTACTGATATTCTAGCAGCTGCTGGTCCTGAGCTTGGTGCAATGATGTCTGCTGACTTGCCTAGTGCTAATGCATTTTACTTTTCACCTAATAAAGGTACACCGAACTTACGGAGTATGATTGCTGTTGTTGACAGTAATGCTGTCAATACGCTGTTGTTCCCTACTTTCCGTGGTGCGTTAGGCTATGTATCTGGTGCTGAAGCAATTGCTCAAGACATCCTCACTACACGTGGTTATGGAACATTACGCTCTGATGTATTCTACTTTGCTGTCCGCGATAGTGCCAAGCAACTTGTTGAGTCGTTTAATGGCGCATCTATGTTCATTAAGGTAGCTTACAAAGGTACTAAAACAGACCTAAATAGCATTAATGCCGTGGTAGTTAGTCAAGATGTCAGTGTGGTCACAGCGCTTCCTGCATCTGAGCTATTAATGATACAAGCTGCGACAGATGGCGAAGAAGGCTTTGTTATCTTAAAAACAACCTCTCCTGGTTATTTTATGATTGCTGATAAGTAACCTTTAGTAGTTTTTTTCAACACCCCTATCCAAATAACTGGGGTAAAAAAAAGGGGGGCGATATTTATCGCCCCCCTTTTTTATTACCAAGTCAAAACAATCCTAAACAGCAAAAGCAAAATTCAACTTTCTAAAGCTTTCCTTATTTTGGGATAAATATCAAAGTTTAGATAAATTTGTTTTGTTAATCTTATCTCACTCTTTGGAAATAGCTACAAGATAAGGTTATCGTTTGCTATTGTCTATTTTTTATTTGATTTAACGGTAGGAATCCATGAAAAAAACCATAGTTCTACTCTTTATAATAAGTAGTTTTGTTACAACGAGCAATATACAGGCGAGAGACTTAGAAAATATAAACGGTACTTGGAAAAGTGAAGTCAACATAGTCGACACCGCTATTTCTAATGACTTTAATTCAGAAGCAAAACCACCGTCCTCTGCATTAATCATTCTAATCATTGCAGGTTTTGCAGGCTTTTTCTTTGCTAAAAAACATCAGAGTCTTGCTAAAAAACACAAAAATAGAGACCTAGTAAATAGGCATGAGGAAGTATTATGAAAAAACCAAGGACAGGGTGGAATAGGCTTAAACCAAATGCCACCCAGTATATCTAGTGCTCAATTAGACACATGGGAATGAGAGTAACAATAGAAAAGTAAGCTACACACTTAATAGCAAGTACCTGCACTTCACAACCAAGTACATGTGTAAGTTTTAATGATGATGAGCAGACTCTTGCTTAAGCACTAAATTTGGAAATCTTTGCGCAGCAAATTCAGTATGACATTCAACACAAGCTGTGGTTAACT
Coding sequences:
- a CDS encoding GSH-dependent disulfide-bond oxidoreductase; translation: MIDLYTEKTFNGQRVSIMLEETGLAYTAHHINLMQGEQHHADFLKLNPSARIPVLVDHEQGSSSPLVLTQSVAILQYLAEKTQLLIPKTLAERAKMYEWMNFHAIDIGSTLFSAFYLQQLITPHEKQAAEQLRVRIHKLYQFFDQQLAEQEFLAGASYSIADITALPAVISQAEILTEYKNLMRWLEQLKLRPAVQQGMNIPNY
- a CDS encoding sirohydrochlorin cobaltochelatase → MQHTVLLVGHGSRALQGNIEIEAFAEQWRAQHPDWRIEVCFIEFADVLLDAGFDLAAKGSKKVIVVPLILNAAGHVKMEIPEYLVKAKVRHPQVEFIYAAHIGASTGVLTILKRSLQNVMSTLDAPDPKTTGVIVLGRGSSDKVANGEVAKMARWLWEDTQHELVDIAFTGITFPRLETAVQRQVKLGMTQICILPYYLFTGTLINRISKQFERLQSQYPQISFGLGQYFGFEPEIFASLDAKVLAVISGQAEHMMECDGCSYRQFAQDHGQGHQH
- a CDS encoding precorrin-4/cobalt-precorrin-4 C11-methyltransferase; translated protein: MAKVWFVGAGPGDPELITLKAQKLIAQADAILYAGSLVSKAATQWAPASCVIQDSKGMTLEDITNWLIQQSVGDTTVIRLQTGDPGLYGALIEMVQPLDKAGIDIGVVPGVTSAMASAACAVESLTLPEVTQTVIFSRVEGRTLMPEGESLAELGQHHCTLCLYLSITLLKKVREDLLIAGWQDESPIVVVHKASWPEEQQIIRGTLATIKEQCKQAGINAQAMIIASPAIGARQWPELKKSKLYDAQFSHRFRKATKNQE
- a CDS encoding TetR/AcrR family transcriptional regulator, transcriptional repressor for nem operon, whose protein sequence is MTTKRNPEDTRKKILNAAFNEMHRYGYQGMRIDQVLKNIDLKKGALYYHFASKQALAYAVLEEYIQVNIHRLWVEPLQNVVDPLDTIYEVFAERNHSWSDEFFTLGCPLNNLAQEMSPIHEGFRERIEKIFLTWQTALAEALKKGQAQGIIDKELNTNVCALFILASMEGALGMAKNQQRKAIYFSCCQELRRYLETLRVQ